Part of the Metasolibacillus fluoroglycofenilyticus genome is shown below.
TCTCGTAAAGCTTTTGAAGAGGCGATGGAGAAAGGAACAGTCTTTACTTTTGGCGAAATAAAAGGTCTACTAGCCCATCCAGTTTTAGCACCTATGCTAAAAAAGCTTTATATTGTTAGCGGTGCAACTGTTGGCTTAATTAAGAACTTAGCGCTAGCAGATGATGCAGAGGCTCGCATTGCACACCCATATGATTTATATGCATCAAAAAGATGGTCTGAAATTCAGCATGAAGTATTTGCAAACAAAATCATCCAGCCATTTAAGCAAGTTTTTCGCGAGCTTTATGTTATCAATGCAGACGAACAGGATAAAAATGTGTCAGGACGCTATGCAGGGCATCAAATCCAGCCACAAAAAACGCTTGCACTGTTGAAATCGCGTGGTTGGACAGCTAACTATGATGAAGGCTTACGCAAAATTTATTATGACCAAGACATTATTGTAACAATTTATGCAATGGCAGACTGGTTCTCACCAGCTGATATTGAAGCACCAACAATTGAATATGTAGCATTTTATCACCGCCGTACAGGCAAACCGCTATTACTACAAGATGTGCCACCTTTAATTTTCTCTGAGACAATGCGCGATGTTGACTTAGTCGTAAGTGTTGCACATATCGGTGGTGTAGACCCAGAGGCTAGCTTCTCAACAATCGAAACGCGTGCAGCCATTGTCCGTGAGCTAACACAAATGTTAAAACTAACAAAGGTTTCTGTTGAAAAACAGCATGTTATTATCGAAGGCTCGCTTGCCCATTATAGCGTTCATCTAGGTAGCGGTACTGTGCATAAAATTGGTGGTACAATGATGCCAATTTTAGCAATCCAATCACAGCATCGTGGACGAATTTTCCTTCCTTTTGCTGATGAAGACCCGCGCACAGCAGAAATTATGTCAAAAATTATTCTGCTTAGCGAAGACAATAAAATTAAAGACCCTTCCATTTTGCAATGGTTAAAATAGAAAAAAGAGAAGCGTCTCAAAAGCAGTGCATGACCTGCTTCTGAGACGCTTTGTAAACCAAGATAAATTAGCATATTTGCAATTACAATACTGGGTAATGGAAATCGCATTTTTCACTGCAATTCTTTTCTCATTATATCCCCTAGTCTATTCCTCAAAGGATAAATTTGTTGGCATGCTTAATATATCGGCTTGTATTTCTAAATTCGTTGATGCTACATTTTCATCTACTTCCTCAAATGCTAATTGATCAACCCATACTTGACCACGCCCTGATAAAATAATACCAAATGATATAATCGAGCTGTCCTTTGGTACATCTAATACAATGGAATACCTACTCCAATTTGTCGTTCCTTTTATTGGACGATTACTCATATTATCGAACTGAACAACATCTCCACTAGCATTGTCAACTCTCATCCACATACTAGCAAATAACCCCACATCTTTCGTTTTTAAAAAGCCCGAAAGTCGAATACGCTTATTCAAATAGTTATCAGCTTTAAATTGTTGCATCATCGTGGCAAAGCTATCTCCTTCTAGGACCGTTTTCGATTTTAAATATCCAGATGCTTTCCCTTGATGCACAACCTCCCGGTCAACCCCCATCTCATAATTAAATGGGTCTGCCCCACTTAAAATCCAACCTTTTATTGGTTTATTCATATAAGATTCCTCCTTATTTTTCAGCGCTATAGACATTAGCTTTCGGTATTGACCAGGTGGCAAATGATAATGCTTTTTGAATGCTCTCGTAAAAGCCTCCTGTGATTCAAAATCATGTGCAAAGGCAATATCAATAATTTTCTCATTTGTATATAGCAGCATAGCCGATGCTGCTGCTAACCGTCGCATTCTTATATAATCACTTATGGACATACCGATAACCATTTTAAAAATCCGATGAAGATGAAATTTAGAAAAACCAACATGTCTTGCGATTTGCTCAATTTCCAATGATTCATGCAAATGCTCCTCTATATAATCAATCACCATATTTAAGGAGAATTCATAATTCACGATGATTTCCCCTCCTTTCATCAATAGCATAACAAAGTGTATAAAATGATTTTTGATTTTTATTGCTAAATTTTGAAATAAAAAGAGCTAGTCAGAAAGTAGAAATCATCTACCTTTCCTAACAGCTCCAAAAATATTACTTGCTTTTAAAATAAAACAGCAAAATTAAATGATACATTATGTTCACCTCTGTTTATTTACGAGCCCTTTATAATATAAGTTTCATATATTAGTCCATCCAATAAAAAATTGCATCCCATACTAAATAATCTTTTGGCTCTCTAAAAGTTATTGCTATATTTGCTTTAAAGGGGAGCTGTTTTTCTACATCCTCCCTGTACAAAATCCCATAATTGTATTTCATAAAAAGGCGTTGTAAGTTTTCATATAACTCCTTTAAATGTGGCGGAATCAGCAATTGTTGCGGTTCTGCCAAACTTGTCATCGCACCACTATGCCATTCTCCCTTTACATAGCAGGTCGATTTCTCCCCTTTGCCAATTAATACAACAGGGGCAAGCATACTAATATTGACAATCAACCCTTCCCTTTCCTCCTCCATTACATCTTTTTCTCGCTCTTTACGTGTCAACATATCAGTTTTATAAACAAACCATTGCATATATGATGCATACCCACTACCAAAGTGTAACGGCTCTACTTCGCAGCGCACTGGCAATGATTTTTCTAACTCGGCTTTAATTCTCTTTAAATAACTAATTATCAAATGTTCATCCCCTGTGTCATATGGGAACATTTCGCCAAGCACTTTACCTTTAATAAACTGCTTTAATTGTTCGTTTGTAAACACCAGGTAACCTCCCTTTTTCTTAATCATATCAAACGATTATTTCCGTTTATAAAATATCGAGTGGGAAAAGGCTTTTTTCGTTACGATAAATATATAAAGGAGGGATATAAATGCTACAAAAATTTAATCAATTAATGGATTATATAGAGGCTCATTTGACGGAAAGTATTTCGGGAGAAACTATTTCTCAAATTGTTGGGCTATCCGACTATCATTTTAGAAGAATGTTTTCTTATATGGCAGGCATGTCATTAACTGAGTATATCAAGAATAGACGATTATCCTGTGCGAATGCCGAACTCGTCAACGGTGAAAAGGTGACAGACCTTGCCTTTAAATATGGTTATCAATCCGTTGATGGATTTTCAAGAGCATTTCGCGACTGGAGTGGCTTTTTGCCCTCTGAAGTAGTGAAAAATAAAATTCAAAAAACATTTCCGAAGTTTTCATTTTTTATTGATATTAAAGGAGGTATTTCAATGGAATTTAAAATAGAAAAGAAAGAAAAGTTCAATTTAGTTGGCGTAACAAAAAGAGTACCAATCCAATTTGAAGGAGAAAACAATGCCATTATTGAATTAGCCCAAACAATTACGGAGCAGCAACGAACAGAAATGCATGAATTAGGCGATTTATATCCGCATCAAGTATTAAATGCTTCCTACCATTTCGATGAAGGTCATTTGGAGGAAAAGGGAGATTTAACACATATGATTTGCTTTGCAACAACAAAGGAAAATCCATATGACGACTTAGAGCAACTCACGATAACAGAAAATACATGGGCTATTTTCCCAAATCGCGGACCATTTCCCTCCACTTTACAGCAAACATATGCCAATATTTATGCGGTGTGGCTCCCGTCTTCAAATTATAAGCTATTAGATGAGCCAATCATTTCCTTTACACGCTATGATGATTCAACTGATAATGTTTATAGTGAAGTTTGGGTTGCAGTGAAGGAAATATAGCGTTATTAAAAAAAGGGCGTCCCACAGTAAGTAGTGGTCGCCCCCTTTTCCCATTATTTCGGCTCGAGGTCCTCAATTGAATCAATATCCACATATGCTGGCACAACCAAGCCAGAGCGTGCGCCTGTCATATTTTCACCTAAATCGATAAAATTATCTTTATGACTTTCATAAAAAGATTGGTGTGTTGTAGGTAGCCAAGGTGCTACCGTCACGTCAGCAGCATTGGTAGCAACCGCTTGGAACATAACTGCTGGGTCAACTTCCGTTAATGTAACATTGTAGCCTCGCTGTGTTAAAACTGTTTTTACGACATTAGCTGAAGCCATTTCTGATTCCCACGGAACAGAGACGAGCCGAACTTCTTCCCCATTCCCTTGCTCAGTCCCTTCTAACCAGCCATTTACTTTTTCTTCATTGCTCATTACCCAATTTTCGGCTGCCTCCTCAAAGGATGATTTTTCACCTTCAGCTATGACCACCTGCATATCATCTAATTCCCAATGGAAGGCATCTAAAATTTTATAGACATTTGGCATATCCCTGTCAAAATTCAATCTTGCGAGTGTATGGATGCTCTCAGTGCCTCCATAGACGTTTTTCGGGTCATCTAAAAACTTCAAGTCATAGTCCTCGAATTTCCAATGTGGGGCCCAACCTGTTACGACAATTGGCTTTTCATTTTTAATTGCCTCATCTAAAAGTGCAAGCATCCCTGCCGTTGAGCTTTCTTCAATATCCCAACCTGTTAAATTTTCATACTCATTAAGCACATTATGCGTGGACTCAGATATGCCAGCCCCCGGCTCAATGCCTGTAATTGTATAGTTCACGGCTTCACTTACACTATCAAAATTCTGTGTTTCTTCTTTGTCACTACAGCCTACTAACAAGAAAGAAAGTGACAATGCTGAAAAAATACTAGCTTTTTTAAAACTCATAAAATCCCCCTCAAACAATTTATTTTTCAAGGATAACATATAACGCCAAATGTAACAACTTATGAAATAAAACAAGTTGTTACTTAGGGCGCAAATAAAGCTCAAAAAAATATAAGCCCCGTTTAATGCTATATTGCTGTAAATCCTCGAAACACCTTATCTTTCAATGAATCTTTTGCCTTTCCAAATGCGTATTATAGTGTAAGGGCACTATAGACAGAGGGAGGTAACACATGAGCTTTTTAATTTCTCTAATTATTTTTTTAGCTATTTTATTTGTTTTCGGTGGCATCTTAAAAATATCATTTACTATTTTAAAATATATTGCATTCATCGTTATATTAATTTATATTATAAGATTTGTTATAGCATTACTCTAAATTAAAAAGGTGGGAAATGTACAATAATCACATTTCCCACCTTTTTTAAATTCCCCTATTCCTTCACCCAGTAAGATGAACCGTCTGTATTGCGGTCCATAAATCCATATTCAATCAAATAACGTCTTAAAGTAACAAAATCCTCATGGACGCTTTTTAAAATCATATTCACTTCTTTTTCTGTATAAACTTTGCCAATCGTAAACCGCTGTAAAATATGCTGTAAAATAATAAGCTTTCTCTTTTCCTTACTAGGAATCGTTTCAATACTACCATCTAAACCTTGTTTAAAATAAGTTTGTAGCACTTTTTCACGCTCTTTATCCTCGATACTATAACGCTCATCCACCTGTGTCGCCCCCCTATGAATTTTATAATGATTCGGTTCTGAGAGTAACTGCATTAGGGCTAGGAAGATTTTAGCCTGTTTTTCCTTTTCGCGTAGCTTAAAACGATGTTGTCGCACTGTTGAAATATTGTTAACGCTGCTTTCTACAGTAATTTCTTTATCCGATAAGCCTTCATAAAACAGCTTCAGCATCTCCTGCTGCACCTCTGACAAACCACTTGTTTTTTTATCCATTTGCAAAAGGGCGTGAAATGCCGTACCATGCTCTTGCTGTATATGTACCTGTACCATCCCCTTAGCCGTTAAAAACTTATGATGAAACGGATACACCTCATGTAAACAAAACACTAGGTCACAATGAAGACAGCGATATTGCAATCCATCTAATTGATAGCCTTTCATCAATTCCTCAACCGATATATTTTGAAAATCCACCATTACCACCTCGATAAATATAATATAATATATTTACCAATTTGTAAACAAAATGATATATTGTTTATAAATATATTAATTAGCTCGTTTTATATAAATTCATCTTTCAAGAATTAAATCAAAATTGGCTGTTGACATCGTTGAAATTTTAAGATAAATTAAGAGCTAATTTAAAAGGCAAAGAAAAGGATATGAGTCATTTTTGAGAAGATCATTAGAGAGGGGAATCACCGGCTGAAAATTTCCTGATTGGACAAAATGATTTACTCCCTTGGAGCCGCGTTAGGAAACTAGCGACGTTTACAGGCGTTATCTGTATCAATGAGCTACTGATGTAATGCATGAGTAGGAATTTGGGTGGAACCACGGGTATACAGCACATATTCGTCCCTTTCGAGGGCGAGTATGTGCTTTTTGTTTACCAAAAAACGAAAAGGAGATAACTTCAATGATAATTAGACCAATTACAATAACTGATGCAGAAAAGTTTATAGAGTTAAGTAAAAAAATTGATGAGTCTGGATTTATGTTGTATGAGCCTGGAGAACGAGAGATAACTGTTGAACAGCAAAGAAAATCAATTGAAAGAATCCTATCTGAAAAAAAATCAATCTTCTTTGTAGCTGAAGCCGAAAGTAAAATTGTTGGTTTTATCGCAGCGTTAGGTGGCAACCTAAAAAGAAACCAGCATTCTGCGTATCTAGTCTTAGGTATTCTCGAAGAATATCAAGGGCAAGGGATTGCAACTAAACTATTCAACCGAATTTTCGAGTGGTCACAAGAAGTTGAAATTTCCAGATTAGAGCTTACTGTTATAAAAGATAATATAAAAGCATTCAACTTATATAGAAAAATGGGCTTTATATTGGAAGGTGAAAAAGTGCATTCATTAATAATAAATGGAATGCCTGTTAATGAATATTATTTGTATAAGTTATTATAAATCTAATAAAGACAACAATTAAAATGTCTGAAATAGTTGCTATTTTAGACACTAAAAAACTGTTATTTCAATGTATTTTTAACACCAATTTTATTTTTCTACTCTAAAACTGAACTACCTTTTTTCAATGCATTGAAATAAATGTTTTTATCGTTTCCCTTTTACTGAAGGATAACACTGCTAAAGCCAATGTTCCTCCCATTTTTAAAAGAGGCATTTTCTGTTTATATGAATCAACATTTTGTGAAACATCATCGCTACTGTCCAAAATGCCGGCTATGCACGGCTTTTGGGACAGCCCTTTACCTCTTGAAAACACTAGGTTTAACATCTTCTTACATTAAATTTAATGTATGTTCCTCAATTAGCTCAATATTTCTCCTATTCAACGTGTAATCCTGTATATACTTCCCTATATCCGCATAAAGTCGAACATTTTGTAGCTCTGTTACCTTAAGCCATTTTACACCTATTTGATTAGGGTCAGCTTTTGTTGGAAGTCTTGGAACAGAACCGTCCTTTAATTCACATTCGAACATCATTACTAATGTATGCGTAGTACCGAATTTTTCTAAGTTAAGATGCGGGACGTATTCATAGACAAAAGCTAACGGACCGACCTCTACTTCAATACAAGCTTCTTCTCTAGCTTCGCGTCTTACTGCCTCTATAATAGATTCATTCGGTTCAACACCACCAGCAGGTAAATCGTAAACAAGCCCTCTATTAGGGTCATTATATTCTGTTAATAATATTTGACTATTTTTAATAATGACTGCCCCTGCACGAACTCTTATATGAAAATGCATTTCCGTTCACTTCCTATGTTGTGATATACTTCAATTCTATTGTTTATTTAATCATTTTAAAAGGGGGCTTCGCAATGGAGAAATGGGATTTATATGATTATCATCGCAATAAAATAGGAAAACAAATAATGCGCGGAGATGCGATGGCAGTGAATGAGCTGCACTTAGTTGTGCATGTTTGCATTTTTAATTCGAACGGAGAAATGCTTATCCAGCAGCGTCAGCCCTTTAAGCAAGGTTGGTCTAATCTTTGGGATATTACATGTGGTGGCAGTGCTGTTGCAGGTGATACAAGTCAACAGGCAGCTGCACGCGAATTATTTGAAGAACTTGGCATTCATTATGACTTTGAAAACATCCGTCCACAATTGACGATTAATTTTGAACGCGGCTTTGATGATTATTATTTAATTGAGTACGATGTTGATTTAAGCACATTGACGCTACAACCCGAGGAAGTACAAGCTGTTAAATGGGCTTCACAGGAGGAGATTTTTAAGCTAATCGAGGATGGGGTATTTATTCCATACTATAAAGGCATTATTAATTTCCTTTTTGAGAGCAGACGACAATATGGTTCGATTCGTCTCTAACAAAGAAGGCAGGCGGCGAGCAAGTTAGCACTTGTTTTTTCCGTCTGCCTTCTGCGTTTTTTATTTCTCAATAAAACGTTCAAAAGCCTCTACCTTCAATGGCTTACTATAGTAATAGCCTTGACCTAAAAACGTAGCCCCCTTGCTCAGCTCCTTTAGCTCAACCCCTTCTGCTATAACATTCAGGCCTATCGAGTTGGCTCAATGGATAATTGCTTGAGCAATGGTCTTACTCTCACCATTCAAATAAATATCCTTCACAAACGACTGGTCGACATTTAATGTATCAATCGGAAGGGGCTGTCCACACTTCAGACAGCCCCTTCATTATTTTATAGATTTCATTCTAATCAAGCGGGCGCACTTCAATGGGGATTAATTTATTTTCTAAACGCTCGCGATATTGCTCATATTGTGCGGGTAACTTTAAATTACTGCCCATTGTTTCAGCAGTTTCATCATGTGTAAAGCCTGGCGGGTCTGTCGCAATTTCAAATAATATTTCGCCAGATTCTCGGAAATAAATAGCGTTAAAATAGTTACGGTCTTTCACTTCCGTTACGTGCTGCCCTTTACTTATCGCATATTTCTGCCATTCAATATGGTCTTTATCGTCATTAGCACGCCAAGCTATATGATGCACGGTTCCAACTCCCATTGTTCCTCGAACACCCGTTGTCATCTTTAAGTCAATAATATTGCCGATTTCAGCAGTTGCTTTAAAGCGTGTATAATCTCCTTCTTGTGCAACCATTTCTAGCCCCATTACATCCGTCAAAGTTGTAGCTGTTTCCTTTGGCTTGCTTGAATAGAGTATCGCTCCACCAAAGCCTTTAATTGCAACGTCCTTTGTTACACCACCGAATGACCAACTATTTTTCTCACCACTTTCGCGTTCAACGATTTCAAGATGTAAACCATGAGGGTCATCAAATTGTATAAATGCTTCTCCGAATCGAGTAGCTTCTTTATAAGCTATATTAAATTTCGTTAATCTTGTTTTCCAAAAATCTAGTGCTCCTACAGGCACAATATATGTTGTGACTCCAACTTGACCGTCACCAATTCGCCCTTTATATGCGTCTGCCCACGGGAAAAATGTAATAATTGTGCCGGGCTTTCCACCCTCGTCACCAAAATATAAGTGGTATGTTCCCGGGTCATCAAAATTTACTGTTTGTTTAACAAGACGCAAACCAAGAATGCCTGCATAAAAATCAATATTTTCCTGTGGATGTCCTACAATTGCTGTAATATGATGTATACCTGTCGTTTGTTTTTTCATAACTAGCTCCTCCTAAATGGATATTAGTAAAACTTATCTATGATAAAACGTAAATCTATCTTAATTCAGCAGAATTTGCTGACCTAAAATAGAGCTACGGTGCTGCGGTTAAGACCCATCGTCTTGGATACAACGTTTATTTACTTTAGCTTTAAAACAAGCTACTTGCCTTTTTGAACAGTCATTATTTTAAGATTCATCCGAAAAGCAGTGCTTTACACTGCTTTTCGGACGCCTCCATTATCGAATCGTTTTTAATGCAGTAGCCCAAGGAATTACTTGGTCTAACATTTCATTTACAGAATTCCCTTGGTGTGCACCCGGTTTGAAATCTGTACCATTTTCAAAATCTGTAAACAGAGATAATGCAGGGTGCACTCGCACATCCGCCACTAACAATTCCCCTAAAATACCTCGTAAATGCTCTGCTGCACGAGCCCCACCGATAGACCCATAGGATACAATACCCGCTGCTTTGTTATTCCATTCTTCTCGTAAATAATCTAATGCATTTTTTAGAGCGCCTGTAATTGAATGGTTATATTCTTGCACGATAAATACGAAACCGTCCTGCTGCGCAATAGCCTTAGACCAAGCTGCCGCGCCTGATGCATCGCCACCTGCTTCACCTAATAACGGTAATTTATAATCTGCAATATCAATAATAGTGTAGTTTGCATCTCCACGTTTTTCTGCAATTTCTTTCACCCAAGCACCTACTTGCGGACTTACACGACCTTCACGAGTCGATCCTAAAATAATACCAATATTTAATTTTTCCATGATTTGTTCCTCCTGCTTTTCAGTTCCAAATAATTTATTTAAAAAACCCATTTTTTTATTTCTCTCCTCTATGCTAAAACTTTTTAAATTTCCCCAACAGTTATCTCGAAATCGAGGTAATTGTTTAAAAAAATTTATAAGTTACTTGCTTTATAACCTATTCGCTTTAACAAAGCAATTGTTTCATCAATCTCTATAGCTTCTAAATCCGCAAATATCGTACTAATTTTTAATTTATGTTTCGGAAAAATCTCATCCATTAATGCTTTTCCTTCAGTTGTTAATGCTGCATATATCACACGTCGGTCTTCTGGGCAGCCTTTGCGTCTAACATATTTTTTTTGTTCTAGCTTATCTACTACGTATGTAATACTACTGCTAGAAATTAGAACGCTTTTTCCAATTATTTGAATGGGCTGGTCACCTTTATGATACAGCAGCTCTAGCACAGAAAACTCTGTTGGATTTAAGCAATACGTAGCAACGTCTTGCCTAATTACTTCCTGTATAGCTTGGGAGGCACGAAGTATAACAGTAACTGCTTTCAGTTCTTTTGCTGCTAGTTCCATTCGTATCACTCCTATATTGTGACTAAATATGATGAATTTATACTTTCAAATCTATTCATCATATTTAGTTCATTTCATTTTATATTTATGCGCCTGGATTTAATTCAAGCTCCACTTTAATTTTTATATCCTTACCAACAAGTACGCCACCTGTTTCTAACGCTGCGTTCCATGTTAAGCCAAATTCTTCACGGTTAATTTTTGCTTCCGCTTCAAATCCATAAACTTCTACACCCCAAGGGTTCGTGCCTTTACCACCATATTCTACTTCAAATGTTACCGGTTTTGTTACGTCCTTGATTGTTAAATCACCAGTCACTTTATAATCTTCGCCGTCTTTCGTAATGCTTGTAGAATTGAATTGAATCGCTGCATACGCTTCTACGTCAAAGAAATCAGCAGATTTTAAATGATTGTCACGGTCTTCATTATTTGTATCAATGCTTACTGTATCTAGCGTAAACGCAATCTTTGCTGTTGTTAAATCAGCTAAATCTGAAGCCTCTACATCTGCTGTATAAGAAGCAAATTGCCCTTTCACTTTTGATACCATCATATGCTTTACTTCAAATCCAATTGCTGAATGCGATTGGTCTACTGTCCACTTTGCCATTATAAAATTCCTCCTGTTTTTTATCTCGAATTCGAGATACATAATTAAAATTTTATCATCCCGTTATTTTCCACGTCTGAAGTGAAATAGTAGGATGATTCGAATAAACTTAACTATCTCGAAATCATTTATCTCGATTTCAAAATAAATTTAACACATATTCATTTGCCTTGTCAACACATTTTGAAAAAACTTTTTTTAAAATTAAATACCTAAGTAATTCAGCCGAATGTCCAGTATTTCATTTATAGGTAATATAGTACTATTTTATAAAAGTGATATGGAGAGGAGGATAACCATGAATATTTTACATGTAGTATTAAAAACCAATAAACTGAATGACATGAAATATTTTTATAAAGAAGAATTAGGATTTTCATTAGTAGATGAAACAACGCATAGCTTTAAAGTTAAATTTGGGCATAGCACAATCGAATTTAATAATAAAGATGTAGAAGGAAATCCATACTATCACTTTGCCTTTGATATTCCTTCAAATCAATTTAAAGAGGCAAAAGAATGGGTGAAACAGCGTACAACTCTTTTAACTGAAGAAGGTAAAGATGAAATCGATTTTAGTCATTTATTTGCAAAATCACTTTATTTTGAAGACCCGGCAGGCAATATTGTGGAATTTATAGCGAGATTAAATACGAATCCATCTAGCAACCAGCCCTTTTCTTTCGAAAGTCTACAAAAGCTCTCTGAAATGAGCCTTGTCGTAAAAAATAAAATTGCAGTTGCCGAAAGATTAATAGCGGCTAATATTGTAGAACGTGATGATTCAGAAATAACTCCTGATTTCTTATCTTTTATGGGGGATAAAAAAACAAAAGTTTATTTATTGCTTACTAATCCCGGAAGAAGATGGCTTTTTTCCGATAAGAAATCTGTTCCTTTTCCATTGGACATCTTTTTAGATTCGGGAATTAAATTGGGCGTAAATGATGAACACGAATTTTATATTGGTTGAGCGTCCGAAAAGCATGCTGTAGCGCTACGTTTCAGTCGTATTTCTTTGAAAATGTGATAATCATTAAATTTAGCAGCTTTCCTCCGTGGATAAGTGAAAATCAAATTTCCGTTGCATTGAGAGAAGTTAAAAAAGCCGAAATCCCTTGTTCTTATATAAAAGAAAGGATTTCGGTTCATCTTTTGTTAAGGTAATTATTTCGATAAAGCAATTTTGATATGAGCCAAGTGATGCTCCTCATGCCAAGCTAATTTTGCGATTTTTGTGGCAACTGCTATTTGTCCGTTTACTTGATGTGTGAAAACTCTAGTTAATTGCTCCTCAGTTAGTTTTTGCCCTAAAGAAACGATTCGCGCATTAATACCTTCCAACATTTTAATAGAACTTTCTATAGGTAGCTCTGTATCTGGTTGAATAGCCCATTTCTCCTCATTAAAAGCTGGAACTGTCGGATTCTCATCTGTTAAAGCAAGCTTTAAACGTTGATACATATTTAACTGTGAGTCTGCAATATGATGAACAAGCTGGCGAACTGTCCATGCACCTTCACGATAAGTTTTACTTAATTCCTCAGCACTTAATGTATCGACAGTTTCTCTTAGTCTAGTGGTATAAGTTTCAATTTCCTTTAACCATTCCGCTA
Proteins encoded:
- a CDS encoding YfiT family bacillithiol transferase — translated: MDVKFPIGQLQVPEKVTFENVAEWLKEIETYTTRLRETVDTLSAEELSKTYREGAWTVRQLVHHIADSQLNMYQRLKLALTDENPTVPAFNEEKWAIQPDTELPIESSIKMLEGINARIVSLGQKLTEEQLTRVFTHQVNGQIAVATKIAKLAWHEEHHLAHIKIALSK
- a CDS encoding VOC family protein, whose amino-acid sequence is MNILHVVLKTNKLNDMKYFYKEELGFSLVDETTHSFKVKFGHSTIEFNNKDVEGNPYYHFAFDIPSNQFKEAKEWVKQRTTLLTEEGKDEIDFSHLFAKSLYFEDPAGNIVEFIARLNTNPSSNQPFSFESLQKLSEMSLVVKNKIAVAERLIAANIVERDDSEITPDFLSFMGDKKTKVYLLLTNPGRRWLFSDKKSVPFPLDIFLDSGIKLGVNDEHEFYIG
- a CDS encoding YceI family protein gives rise to the protein MAKWTVDQSHSAIGFEVKHMMVSKVKGQFASYTADVEASDLADLTTAKIAFTLDTVSIDTNNEDRDNHLKSADFFDVEAYAAIQFNSTSITKDGEDYKVTGDLTIKDVTKPVTFEVEYGGKGTNPWGVEVYGFEAEAKINREEFGLTWNAALETGGVLVGKDIKIKVELELNPGA